acacaccaggagcccaccacggctgaggatacaccaggagcccaccacgactgaggacacaccaggagcccaccacagctgaggacacaccaggagcccaccacggctgaggacacaccaggagcccaccacggctgaggacacaccaggagcccaccacggctgaggatacaccaggagcccaccacagctgaggacacaccaggagcccaccacggctgaggacacaccaggagcccaccacggctgagggcacaccaggagcccaccacggctgagggcacaccagaagcccaccacggctgaggacacaccaggagcccaccacggctgaggacacaccaggagcccaccacggctgaggatacaccaggagcccaccacgactgaggacacaccaggagcccaccacagctgaggacacaccaggagcccaccacggctgaggacacaccaggagcccaccacggctgaggacacaccaggagcccaccacggctgagggcacaccagaagcccaccacggctgaggacacaccaggagcccaccacagctgaggacacaccaggagcccaccacggctgaggacacaccaggagcccaccacagctgaggacacaccaggagcccaccacggctgagggcacaccagaagcccaccacggctgaggacacaccaggagcccaccacggctgaggacacaccaggagcccaccacgactgaggacacaccaggagcccaccacggctgagaacacaccaggagcccaccacggctgaggacacaccaggagcccaccacggctgaggacacaccaggagcccaccacggctgaggacacaccaggagcccaccacggctgaggacacaccaggagcccaccacgactgaggacacaccaggagcccaccacgactgaggacacaccaggagcccaccacgactgaggacacaccaggagcccaccacggctgagggcacaccagaagcccaccacggctgaggacacaccaggagcccaccacagctgaggacacaccaggagcccaccacggctgaggatacaccaggagcccaccacggctgaggacacaccaggagcccaccacggctgaggacacaccaggagcccaccacggctgaggatacaccaggagcccaccacggctgaggacacaccaggagcccaccacggctgaggatacaccaggagcccaccacgactgaggacacaccaggagcccaccacggctgaggacacaccaggagcccaccacggctgaggacacaccaggagcccaccacggctgaggacacaccaggagcccaccacggctgaggatacaccaggagcccaccacgactgaggacacaccaggagcccaccacggctgaggacaccaggagcccaccacggctgagcacCTCTCAaccaagccggcgccggacaccgtcaccccgccgggagaaccagacaGAACACGTGAAAAAAATTCCATCAACAGTCCCGCGACCCAAAGTGACCCAAGGCCACACACTGGATACCGATAccgttcatgaaacggacagagagaaggatctaggagttgatatcacaccaaacctgtctcatgaagctcacataaaaagaataacatcggcggcgtatgagaggctggctaacatcagaactgccttcaggaacctgtgtaaggaatcattcagaatcttgtaaaccacatatgtaaggccaatcctggagtatgtgggccccagcatggagcccgtaccttttcaagcacaagacgaaactggaaaataatcagaggtatgccactagactagtccaagaactaaaaggtatgagttacgaggaaaggctgagggaactgcacctcacgtcgctggaagacagaggaacccggggagacatgatcaccacaatcaaaattctcatgggaattgacagggtagacaaggaaaaACTGTTTAACTcgggtggtactcgaacaaggggacacacgtgaaagctgagtacccaaatgaaccacagaggcattagaaaaaaactttttaagtgtcagagtagttaacagatggaatgcattatgcagtgatgtagtggaggctgactccatatacagtctcaaatgaagatatgatagagcccagtaggctcaggaacctgtacatcagttgattgacggttgagaggcgggaccaaagagccacagctcaacccccgcaagcacaactagggtagTACATGTGCGACAGGCGTCGTACAAAAGGACCGTCTAATAGGGATGCCTGACGGCAGTATCAAGTCCACAACGCGAAAACATAACGTGTTCCGggggctcccaggcggaggaggcgTCCACACGTCCGCTGGTCGTCAAGGGTGAACCAGGAGCGTAAATTCAGGCATATGTTAAAAAAAACATGAATTTTTACCATTGAGTCTGTGTCCCCTCAAAAGATTTACGTCTTCCGTTTTCTGTGGGAAGTAAAAACAGAAAACGTAATCTTGACCCCTCACCCCAATCAGTAACAAAGGTTTAAGGGGAATCTTTAGAGTGACCGTAGGCAGTACACTTTTGATTTTGATTTAGAGGgggaaaggaaggggggggggggggtatggaggGGATTTGGAATAGCTGTGGTAGTCGATCTGGAACAAGAACCCTTGTCTCTCTCCGTCCCCTGTGGGGCCTTTACAGACCGGATAGGGTCCCTTACAGACCGGATAGGTTCCCTTACAGGCCGGATAGGGTACAATTACCTCAGTCGGTGTTCCTGTGTGTATTCTTAcatagttgtgtttacggggttgagcttcggctctttggtcccgcctctcaaccgtcaatcaactggtgtacagattcctgagcctactgggctctgtcatatctacatttgaaactgtgtatggagtcagcctccaccacatcactgcctaatgcattccacccgttaactactctgacactgaaaaagttgatactgaaaaagtgcgtgcgtgcgtgcgtgcgtgcgtgcgggcaATATTCCCCACCGTAATGCACGCACTCCCAGCTCGCGTTACTCTGGTGTTGATGGAGTGTAAACAATATGTTGACAGAGTGTCAACAGGATCTCCCCTCTGTGTTGAGGGGAAACACTCAAGTCCCTCTCAAGACTCCGGTTACCATGACAACACTCGGCCAGCTTCCCTAAGTTAGTTCTATCTCAAGTGACCTGGTCGGCACAGCTACGacttcgcttcttgcagggtcggcgttcgaaccTTGATGGTCAAAGTGGCTGGGAACTATTGCTGTATtccgtcctcatgtcccagcttctagccttcatgtcccagctcctagcCTTCATGTTCCAGCCCCTAgtcttcatgtcccagctcctagtcttcatatcccagcccctagcCTTCATGTCCCAGTCTCTAGccttcatatcccagcccctagccttcatatcccagcccctagcATTCATGTTCCAGTCCCTAGccttcatatcccagcccctagcCTTCATGTTCCAGTCCCTagccttcatatcccagctcctagccttCATGTCCCAGCCCCTAGccttcatatcccagcccctagcCTTCATGTCCCAGCCCCTAGccttcatgtcccagctcctagcCTTCATGTCCCAGCCCCTAgtcttcatgtcccagctcctagtcTTCATGTCCCAGCCCCTAGCCTTCATGTTCCAGTCCCTAGccttcatatcccagcccctagcCTTCATGTCCCAGCCCCTAGccttcatatcccagcccctagcCTTCATGTCCCAGCCCCTAGccttcatgtcccagctcctagcCTTCATGTCCCAGCCCCTAGTCTTCATGCCCCAGCTCCTAGTCTTCATGTCCCAGCCCCTAGTCTTCATGTCCCAGCCCCTAGCCTTCATGTTCCAGCCCCCAGctttcatatcccagcccctagcCTTCATGTCCCAGCCCCTAGCCTTCATGTTCCAGTccctagccttcatatctcagcccCTAGCCTTCATGTCCCAGTCCCTAGccttcatatcccagcccctagccttcatatcccagcccctagccttcatgtcccagctcctagccttcatatcccagcccctagcCTTCATGTTCCAGTCCCTAGccgtcatatcccagcccctagcCTTCATGTTCCAGTCCCTAGccttcatatcccagcccctagcCTTCATGTCCCAGCCCCTAGccttcatatcccagcccctagcCTTCATGTCCCAGTCCCTAGCCTTCATATCCCAGCCCTAGCCTTCATGTCCCAGCCCCTAGCCTTCATGTTCCAGTCCCTAGccttcatatcccagcccctagcCTTCATGTCCCAGCCCCTAGCCTTCATATTCCAGCCCCTAGCCTTCATGTCCCAGCCCCTAGccttcatatcccagcccctagccttcatgtcccagctcctagccttcatatcccagcccctagcCTTCatgggatgttagaaaggctgttggtccagacgggatctcgccatgggtactgaaagagtttgcagaggcactttgcttgccactctccatagtgtatagtaggtcactggagatgggagacctaccagaaatatggaagacggcgaatgtggtcccaatatacaaaaagggcgacaggcaagaggcattgaactacaggccagtgtccttaacttgtattccatgcaaggtgatggagaagatcgtgagaaaaaacttagtagcacatctggagagaagggacttcgtgacaaatcgacaacatgggttcagggagggtaaatcttgcctgactggcttaatagaattctatgaccaggtaacacagattaagcaagaaagagagggctgggcggactgcattttcttggattgtcggaaagcctttgacacagtaccgcataagaggctggtacataagctggagagacaggcaggtgtagctggtaaggtgctccagtggataagggagtacctaagcaataggaagcagagagttacggtgaggggtgagacctccgattggcgtgaagtcaccagtggagtcccacagggctctgtactcggtcctatcttgtttctgatatatgtaaatgatctcccggagggtatagattaatttctctcaatgtttgcggacgatgccaaaattatgagaaggattaagacagaagaggactgtttgaggcttcaagaagacctagacaaactgcaggaatggtcgaacaagtggttgttagagtttaacccaaccaaatgtaatataatgaagataggtgcagggagcaggaggccaaatacaaggtatcatctgggagaagaaattcttcaggagtcagagaaagaaaaagacttgggagttgatatcacgccagacctgtctcctgcagcacatatcaagaggataacatcagcggcatatgccaggctggccaacatacgaacggcattcagaaacttgtgtaaagaatcattcagaactttgtataccacatatgtcaggccaatcctggagtatgcagccccagcatggagtccatatctagtcaaggataagactaaactggaaaaggctcaaagatttgccaccagactagtacccgagctgagaggtatgagctacgaggagagacaacgggaattaaacctcacttcgctggaagacagaagagttaggggggacatgatcaccacattcaagattctcaagggaattgatagggtagataaagacaggctatttaacaaaaggggcacacgcacaaggggacacaggtggaaactgagcgcccaaatgagccacagagatattagaaagattttttttgtgtcagagtggttgacaaatggaatgcattaggaagtgatgtggtggaggctgactccatacacagtttcaagtgtagatatgatagagcccaataggctcaggaatctgtacacctgttgattgacggttgagaggcgggaccaaagagccagagctcaacccccgcaagcacaactaggtgaggtgagtacaactaggtgagtacacacacacacacacacacacacacacacacacacacacacacacacacacacacacacacacacacacacacacacatgtgggaaaaacctgctgggattgatataagaggagactaccagggacttgtactgaactaaattaaaaaattactgtctgcaaattaattcaattaaaatctctagctagggttgtaaatcctaaatcctcttttcctaatgacaaactgtgggctgtaagggacaggtggggtgaatgactatgttgatagaagttccaatccacctgtagacagggatctcacatcagcttgtattttatacaaggataagatttgataaattcagttatctgactgaacactggctctgtttaaatcagggatttaaacatacatagtctaacctagcaccataacttaacagccaatatgtacttatactataaacaacaaattaaattgtaaaagtataataaatgaccttaaatgtagtcttaatactattaacttagtactagaaattatattcaattaaatgaacttatatgataacttaaaaattaactaagcaagcaattgataacttaatttatatattcaaatgtatatgcagacatattcactttatacagttagcttgactgaatctcttccaagactgtggacacttgtgaggtttttacttattgaggctgaattcttttctgacagaatggacactcatgaggttcagtgcttggataagattcacagctacactacaattttaataaacgtaccgatatgtgaggcttagcctcgctttttaaccaacagacagatttataggatattaaagctacacaagcatacaattggccaatcatataccaaataaccttcaatatacttctctgccagtcggggtgcctgtctgacaagtttgccagactgattaactctctcttgttgagtttaggcacgatattttgctacagcgttgctgtatgatgatctggtagcgttgctacgtgattatcctgcagttgcagaagaatgattcgagataaaagtttatgaatgaaggtggaggaaaccgtgtcactgatctccactatacactctattttatgtgaatgttcacggattttccttgtagatattgtccaggtactcccccagttctagagagtattcactggcgataaaaatgttagataaggtgtccttgagctggtaatgttcgctaaggatcagtcacttgttcactcatttgtaaacaaacgcggagtgccgctgggcttgttggtgggcgcttcactccccccatcgccctgccatgctctctgtgcacggtagccttctatgaatattgattgattatttttacagtctagacttatgattaagataagatgtgattataatataattagatataagatttaaagattataagtagtatttgaaagtaccactgaatcttattaaggattcgatttttaatcctaccggatgttgaatcaatgttccaatagttttttaattaagaagtccttctagaagcttctggatccttgagaaatcatgtacaaagtcacgtaggcatcaaaagggcccctgttgcgtacgtgttcatggtgccattgtcatccaggatcaagctataatgaatctttaatgattcaaatatgatttgatacgatttagatatgattttgatatgatttagatatgatatagaaattatacatttcttagatgattattagatatggtgggtaaaaatttcccacatcttccagagggagagaactggcacagagtccaatacttaggacaatagtaaccatatgtatttatttactctccattggattgataatacaagtgcaaattttgcttgcacttttgtgctgctgtccgttgtggacgattgtgtctgttaggagtctgtgggtcttgtggagttaaagtgtcttgaggtctctcaggatctaactgcagctggctcactgattccatgtggatgagtttgtccaatgtcttcagggaagttgttcctttagacaggattttgactattctcaaaatcccctgactatctggatggactgagacaactttacctaatggccagtcagccctagggccatcactgtctaccaagacaatatcgccaggttggagattagatatattatgtgggacattggccccatagtgatgttctcgtagagatgtaagatattcttttgtccaaacatcattccatttttggattatgctggacagatgcttatacccctgaaccaactcgctttgacccacatatgagggatctctgatctcatcatccactagagatggtactggagttagaagtcttccatacattaggtgggcaggacttaatggctcatgttgagtaggatcctcagacaagtaagtcaacggccggttattcacccttgattctatttccgtgattactgtctggagttcttgaagattgattttctgacggtgtagagattttctcaaggatctttttacagttcctattaaccgttcataaaatcctccgtgccatggggctctcggagggataaatttccatctgcaatgacgctgttccagtgtggaagtaactgcaggatgggaacagatttcccgtagacatgcttctccagctaccaagtttgctccgttatctgaaatcatcagcttagggcatgatcggcgtgctgcgaatctgcggaaagcttgaataaatgattgagcagtcatatcgggtgttacctctagatg
This genomic stretch from Procambarus clarkii isolate CNS0578487 chromosome 5, FALCON_Pclarkii_2.0, whole genome shotgun sequence harbors:
- the LOC138351335 gene encoding uncharacterized protein codes for the protein MSQLLAFMSQLLAFMFQPLVFMSQLLVFISQPLAFMSQSLAFISQPLAFISQPLAFMFQSLAFISQPLAFMFQSLAFISQLLAFMSQPLAFISQPLAFMSQPLAFMSQLLAFMSQPLVFMSQLLVFMSQPLAFMFQSLAFISQPLAFMSQPLAFISQPLAFMSQPLAFMSQLLAFMSQPLVFMPQLLVFMSQPLVFMSQPLAFMFQPPAFISQPLAFMSQPLAFMFQSLAFISQPLAFMSQSLAFISQPLAFISQPLAFMSQLLAFISQPLAFMFQSLAVISQPLAFMFQSLAFISQPLAFMSQPLAFISQPLAFMSQSLAFISQP